From the Achromobacter xylosoxidans A8 genome, the window GCAGCCTGGCGGTCGAACTGGGCGCACGGCTCAAGCTCAAGTCCGACGGCGTGGCTATCGACGCCAGCTGCCTGTCGGGCGGCAACCAGCAAAAAGTGGCCATCGCCAAACTGCTGGCCACCCGCCCCTCGGTGCTGCTGATGGACGAACCCACGCGCGGCGTGGATGTCGGCGCCAAGTCCGAGATCCATCACCTCCTGCGCGAGCTGGCCAACCAAGGCGTGGGCGTGGTGGTGATCTCGTCCGAACTACCGGAGATCATCGGCCTGTGCGACCGGGCCCTGGTCATACGCAATGGCAGGCTCGCCGGAGAACTGGCGGCAAGCGACATGACGGAAGAAAGACTGCTGCGGCTGGCCTCGGGCCTGTCCGCCCAGGAGGCGACATGATGAGCGACCTGAAATCCCAACCCGCGGCGGAAGCGGTCCTGCCGCCTCCCGCCGCCAGCCTGCCGCCTGGCCCCCGCCTGGGGCGGCGGCTGGGCAGCTTCCGCGAAGCGGGGCTGCTGCTGATCATCGCCGCGCTGTGCGTGGTGATGAGCTTCGCGTCGCCGCATTTCCTGACCTGGGAAAACGTGCGCGCCATGCTGCTGTCGTTTTCCATCGAAGGCATCGTGGTGGTCGGCATGACCATCCTGGTCATTGTCGGCGGCATCGATCTGTCGGTGGGTTCAGTGGTCTGCCTGGCCATGGTCATTACCGGCAAGCTCTTCCTGATGGGACTGGACCCATGGACCGCCAGCCTGGCTGCGATCGCCGTGTGCACGATGGTGGGCGCGCTCATCGGCGGCTGCGTCACCCGCATCGGCCTCAGCCATTTCATCGCGTCGCTGGCGTTCATGGTGATCGTGCGCGGTCTGTGCCTGGCAATCACCCAAGGCACACCGCAATCGTTGTTCTCGCTGCCGCCGCAATTCAAGTTCATCGGCCAGGGATCCATCGGCGGCATTCCCGCCGTCATCCTGATCTTCGCCGTCATCGTCATCGTCAGCGACTTCGCATTGCGCCGCGCGGCCCTGTTGCGCAAGGTGTTCTACACCGGCAGCAATGAAAAGGCCGCGCTCTATGCCGGCATCCGCACCGGACGCGTGAAGTTCTGGGTCACGGTGCTGTGCTCGACCCTGGCCGGGGTCGCCGGCGTGGTCTACACGGCTCGCTTCGGCGCCGCCACGCCCAACTTCGGCGTGGGTATGGAGCTCAATGTGATCGCGGCGGTGGTAATCGGCGGCGCCAGCCTCAAAGGCGGCTCGGGCACCGTGCTGGGTGCGGTGCTGGGCCTGGCCTTGTTGTCGGTCGTCACCAGCTCGCTCATCCTGCTGGACGTGTCGCCCTACTGGCAAGACGTCGTCAAGGGGCTGATCCTGCTGGCCGCCGTCACCGTTGACCATCTCATGAACGTCAGAAAGGGTTCCCGATGAAGACTACAACACTGGGCGCGTCCGGCATCGCCTGCGAATCCGTCGGCCTGGGCACTTGGGCCATGGGCGGCTGGATGTGGGGCGGCGCGGACGACGCGGCCGCCATTGCCGCCATCCAGGCATCCGTCGACGCGGGCGTGCGGCTTATCGACACCGCACCCGCTTATGGCCTGGGGCACGCCGAAAGCCTGGTCGGCCAGGCGCTCAAGGGGCGCCGCCAGCAAGCGGTCATCGCCACCAAATGCGGACTGGTCTGGCACACGCGCCAAGGCGAACATTTCTTCGACGAGGACGGCCAGGCCGTGCATCGCCACCTGGGCCGCGCCTCCATCTTCCATGAGGTGGAACAAAGCCTGGCGCGCCTGCAGACGGATTACATCGACCTCTACATCACCCACTGGCAAGACGCCGGCACGCCCGTCGCCGAGACCATGGACGCCTTGCTGGATCTGAAGCGGCAAGGAAAGATCCGCGCCATCGGCGTCAGCAACGTGGATTCCGACACTCTGGCCGAGTACCTGCGCCACGGCCCGATCGACGCCATCCAGGAACGCTACAGCCTGATCGACCGCGAAATCGAATCGACGCTGATGCCGCTGTGCCGCAACCACAACGTCGGCATCCTCGGGTATTCCTCGCTGGCGCTCGGTCTGTTGGCCGGCCCCATCGACCCCGGCCGCCGCTTTACCGGCGACGATCAGCGCGCTGGCAACCCCCGCTTCAGCGTCGCCAACCGTGGCCGGCTGCAAGGCTTCTTCGCGGAACTGGAGCCCCTGCGCCAGCGGCTGGACTGCTCGGCTTCGCAGCTGATGATCGCCTGGACCACCCGGCCAGGCGGCGTGACCGTGGCGCTCTGTGGCGCACGCACGCCACAGCAGGCCACGCAGAACGCCGCCGCCGCCGCGCTGGCGCTCTCGCCTGAAGACCTTGCCGTCATCGACCAGGCGGCCGAGCGCCACCTGCAAACACTGGATTGAACAAGGAGTTCCCATGCTGTACAGAAAAGAAGCGCGCCTGAACCGGCTGCTGAGCAACGGCCGCTGCCTGGATATCGCCGTCGATCACGGCGTTTGCAATGAGCCCGGCTTTCTGTCGGGGTTGGAGGACATGCCGGCCGTGATGGAACAGCTGGCGGCGGCGCGCCCCGACGCCATCCAGCTGAACTACGGCCAGGCCGACCTGCTCCAGCAACGCCCCGGCCGAGACAAGCCCGCGCTGGT encodes:
- a CDS encoding aldo/keto reductase encodes the protein MKTTTLGASGIACESVGLGTWAMGGWMWGGADDAAAIAAIQASVDAGVRLIDTAPAYGLGHAESLVGQALKGRRQQAVIATKCGLVWHTRQGEHFFDEDGQAVHRHLGRASIFHEVEQSLARLQTDYIDLYITHWQDAGTPVAETMDALLDLKRQGKIRAIGVSNVDSDTLAEYLRHGPIDAIQERYSLIDREIESTLMPLCRNHNVGILGYSSLALGLLAGPIDPGRRFTGDDQRAGNPRFSVANRGRLQGFFAELEPLRQRLDCSASQLMIAWTTRPGGVTVALCGARTPQQATQNAAAAALALSPEDLAVIDQAAERHLQTLD
- a CDS encoding ABC transporter permease produces the protein MMSDLKSQPAAEAVLPPPAASLPPGPRLGRRLGSFREAGLLLIIAALCVVMSFASPHFLTWENVRAMLLSFSIEGIVVVGMTILVIVGGIDLSVGSVVCLAMVITGKLFLMGLDPWTASLAAIAVCTMVGALIGGCVTRIGLSHFIASLAFMVIVRGLCLAITQGTPQSLFSLPPQFKFIGQGSIGGIPAVILIFAVIVIVSDFALRRAALLRKVFYTGSNEKAALYAGIRTGRVKFWVTVLCSTLAGVAGVVYTARFGAATPNFGVGMELNVIAAVVIGGASLKGGSGTVLGAVLGLALLSVVTSSLILLDVSPYWQDVVKGLILLAAVTVDHLMNVRKGSR